A single genomic interval of Aedes aegypti strain LVP_AGWG chromosome 1, AaegL5.0 Primary Assembly, whole genome shotgun sequence harbors:
- the LOC5570587 gene encoding probable glutathione peroxidase 2: MFLLRLLTRPASSASNRTAAFGLFGTAMVAINLLSTSSVLACPSSQSKKTASGNEPSSVYDFSAVDIDGNKVDFERYRGHVLIIVNVASKCGYTAGHYKELNELYEEYGETEGLRILAFPCNQFGNQEPGTNEEIKHFARVEKGAKFDLFAKIYVNGDEAHPLWQFLKQRQGGTLFDAIKWNFTKFIVDKNGQPVERHGPQTSPLQLRDNLKKYFAQ; this comes from the exons ATGTTCCTGTTGCGACTTCTAACCCGTCCGGCGTCTTCCGCATCGAACCGGACGGCAGCGTTTGGCCTTTTCGGTACGGCCATGGTGGCGATAAACCTGCTTTCAACATCTAG CGTTTTGGCGTGTCCCTCATCGCAGAGCAAGAAGACGGCGTCTGGCAATGAACCTTCGTCGGTCTACGACTTCAGCGCAGTGGACATCGATGGCAATAAGGTGGATTTCGAGCGCTACCGAGGTCACGTGCTGATCATCGTCAATGTCGCCTCCAAGTGTGGCTATACCGCTGGCCATTACAAGGAGCTGAACGAACTGTACGAGGAATATGGCGAAACGGAAG GTCTTCGAATTCTAGCGTTCCCCTGCAACCAGTTCGGTAACCAGGAACCGGGAACCAACGAGGAGATCAAACACTTCGCCCGCGTTGAGAAGGGAGCCAAGTTCGACCTGTTCGCCAAGATATACGTCAACGGGGACGAGGCGCATCCGCTGTGGCAGTTCCTGAAGCAACGTCAAGGTGGTACGCTGTTCGATGCCATCAAGTGGAACTTCACCAAGTTCATCGTGGACAAGAATGGGCAGCCGGTGGAAAGACATGGACCCCAGACCAGCCCGCTGCAGTTGCGGGACAATTTGAAGAAGTACTTTGCTCAATGA